The following coding sequences are from one Eucalyptus grandis isolate ANBG69807.140 chromosome 11, ASM1654582v1, whole genome shotgun sequence window:
- the LOC104430415 gene encoding reticulon-like protein B18 encodes MAYVISIFSAICQLGLLLLGLSFFSNSICQRNNIEKRRDIQLKEDDILRVARLILPAANLAISKRRELFSGEPSMTLKVAPFLLLGAEYGHLITLRRLCAIGFFVSFTAPKLYLRYSARISQKVECSKWWVLEAWVACSHKKIVAASAIMAFWNLTTIKTRLLTAFISVVVLRYHRQHSGANLEVAAEAEKEDLAQEQPDKAIVVAEKDVL; translated from the exons ATGGCTTATGTTATAAGCATTTTCTCTGCAATTTGCCAACTGGGGCTTCTCTTGTTGGGGTTATCTTTCTTCTCCAATTCCATCTGTCAAAG GAATAATATTGAGAAGAGGCGTGACATCCAGTTAAAAGAAGATGACATCTTGAGAGTGGCTAGATTGATACTTCCTGCTGCTAATCTCGCAATTTCAAAGAGGCGAGAGCTTTTCTCGGGAGAGCCATCCATGACCCTAAAA GTAGCTCCGTTTCTCCTTCTTGGAGCTGAATATGGCCATCTCATCACGCTTCGGAGGCTATGCGCAATTG GGTTCTTTGTCAGCTTCACCGCCCCGAAACTATACTTGCGCTATTCAGCTCGGATAAGCCAAAAAG TTGAGTGCTCCAAATGGTGGGTTCTTGAAGCGTGGGTTGCTTGCTCCCACAAGAAAATCGTGGCCGCATCAGCAATCATGGCCTTCTGGAACCTGACGACTATAAAAACTCGCTTGCTCACAG CGTTCATATCTGTCGTGGTTCTGCGTTACCATCGACAACATTCGGGAGCAAATCTTGAAGTAGCTGCAGAAGCTGAAAAGGAAGATTTAGCACAGGAGCAGCCGGACAAGGCTATAGTTGTCGCAGAAAAAGATGTCCTGTGA
- the LOC104426411 gene encoding LOW QUALITY PROTEIN: glutathione S-transferase U8 (The sequence of the model RefSeq protein was modified relative to this genomic sequence to represent the inferred CDS: inserted 1 base in 1 codon; deleted 1 base in 1 codon) has product MGEELKLLGAWGSSFSRRVEIALKIKGVEYEYLKEDVFQNKSDLLLQYNPVHKKVPVLVHNGKPIAESLVILEYIDETWKDNPILPRDPYERAMARFWAKFLDEKCRPALWKSYTSXRARKEKAHEEAQELLSTLEGELKGKKFFGGETVGFLDIVANFVGYWAGVLQEAVGVDVLTEEKFPVLCKWAEGFQNCPVIRENLPPRDRLVAFFKTKREMMTSFYKN; this is encoded by the exons ATGGGTGAAGAATTAAAGCTGTTGGGTGCATGGGGGAGCTCGTTTAGCCGACGAGTCGAGATTGCTCTAAAGATCAAAGGAGTCGAATATGAGTACTTA AAGGAGGATGTATTCCAGAACAAGAGCGATTTGCTTCTCCAGTACAACCCGGTGCACAAGAAAGTACCTGTGCTTGTCCACAACGGCAAGCCCATCGCGGAGTCTTTGGTGATTCTCGAGTACATCGACGAGACATGGAAGGACAACCCAATCTTGCCACGAGATCCATATGAGAGAGCAATGGCCCGTTTCTGGGCTAAGTTCTTGGATGAAAAG TGCAGACCAGCTCTCTGGAAATCCTACACGA GTAGGGCCCGAAAGGAAAAGGCACATGAGGAAGCACAGGAGCTCTTGAGCACTCTCGAAGGCGAGCTCAAGGGCAAGAAGTTCTTTGGAGGCGAGACCGTCGGGTTCCTAGACATCGTGGCCAACTTCGTCGGGTACTGGGCTGGAGTCCTCCAAGAAGCAGTCGGGGTCGACGTCCTCACCGAGGAGAAGTTCCCTGTGTTGTGCAAGTGGGCCGAAGGGTTTCAGAACTGCCCGGTCATCAGGGAGAATCTGCCTCCAAGGGACAGGCTGGTGGCCTTCTTCAAGACTAAACGCGAGATGATGACTAGCTTTTACAAAAATTGA